A single window of Tiliqua scincoides isolate rTilSci1 chromosome 10, rTilSci1.hap2, whole genome shotgun sequence DNA harbors:
- the LOC136661393 gene encoding sulfotransferase 2B1-like codes for MASRTHFIHKGILFPATDIYTVEHLTYIEDEFQLMDDDVVNVTYPKSGTHWMAEILSLIHQDGDPTWVRNVLLSERVPWIENIETKDILLNYTPPRFLSTHLPLQLFPKSFHHSKAKVIYTVRNPKDVLVSFYYFIKAFKFLKDYARTLQEDLEEFLSGNRVYGSWFDHVKGWLTMKDKPNFFFITYEELQQDLWGSVERICRFLGKELTDQQIDSVVENASFETMKDNKMSNMSQVSDKIMDHSKGKLMRKGKSGTWKSSLTVAQSERFDRVYQEKMRGVTVAFPWD; via the exons ATGGCGTCAAGAACACATTTTATCCACAAGGGAATCCTTTTCCCTGCAACGGACATTTACACAGTAGAGCATCTCACTTATATAGAAGATGAATTCCAGCTGATGGACGATGATGTTGTGAATGTCACTTACCCCAAATCAG GAACCCATTGGATGGCAGAGATCTTGAGCTTAATCCATCAAGATGGGGACCCTACATGGGTCCGCAATGTGCTACTCTCGGAACGTGTGCCCTGGATAGAGAACATCGAGACCAAGGATATTCTCCTGAACTATACACCACCGAGGTTCTTGTCCACTCACCTTCCACTCCAGCTTTTCCCTAAATCCTTTCACCATTCCAAGGCTAAG GTCATCTACACCGTACGGAACCCCAAGGATGTCCTGGTCTCATTCTATTATTTCATCAAagcctttaaatttttaaaagattATGCAAGAACCCTGCAAGAAGACTTGGAGGAGTTCCTGAGTGGGAATA GGGTCTATGGCTCTTGGTTTGACCATGTGAAAGGCTGGCTGACAATGAAGGACAAGCCAAACTTCTTCTTCATCACCTATGAAGAGCTGCAGCAG GATCTATGGGGCAGCGTGGAGAGGATCTGCCGTTTCCTGGGGAAGGAGCTGACTGACCAGCAGATTGACTCGGTGGTGGAAAATGCCTCCTTCGAGACAATGAAAGACAACAAGATGTCCAACATGTCCCAAGTCTCAGACAAAATTATGGACCATAGTAAAGGAAAGTTAATGAGAAAAG GGAAGTCTGGCACCTGGAAGAGCTCCCTGACCGTGGCCCAGAGTGAGCGGTTTGACCGGGTTTATCAGGAGAAAATGAGAGGTGTGACAGTGGCCTTCCCATGGGACTGA